The Cytophagia bacterium CHB2 genome includes the window TGACAAGGATTTCAAATTTTTCTTGCGGGAAATCCGAACGCGTCAACGCCTCCAGGCAGGCTGGAAGGTATTTCTCCTCGTTGCGTGCGGCAACGAGTACGCTGACAGTATGATCTGCAATTCTTGAGATATTTGAAGGCGGGCGCCGCTGCGCGCCGAGCAGCAGCAGCAGCGAAGTGAGGGCATAAAGCGTGAAGACGCCCAGCAGAATGATTTCGAGTCCAGTCATGAAAGCGGTGCGATCAACATGAGTTTCAGTGCTGCGGGCGTTTGTGTTCTGTGAGATTGTTGCGCTGGCCCGTCGCGCGCTTGAGTGCTTGCACTTCAGGTTGCGTCAATTCCCGCCACTGGCCGGCGGGCAAATCATCCAGCGCGAGCGGGCCAATGCGCGTGCGAATCAGGCGCATGACGTTGCTGCCCACGGCCTCGAACATGCGCCGCACTTGGCGGTTTCTGCCTTCGTGAATCGTGATGTACAGCCAGTTGTCGTTGCCGGCTTGCGGATCATGCGCGACTTTTGCCGGCAGCGTGAGCTGATCATCCAACATCAGGCCTTGCGCGAGACGGCGCAGCCCGGCTTCGGGCGGCATGCGATCGAGCAAGACGCGATAAACTTTTTCAACATGACTCTTCGGATGCGCCAGCGCATCTGACAACGGCCCGTCATTCGTGAACAACAACAGTCCCTCCGAATCACAATCCAGGCGGCCCACCGGGAAAAGCCAATCGCGCCGGGAAGAGGATTTGCCAAGCGCGGTTTGCGCCTTCGGCATCAAATCGAAAACCGTCGGGCGTTTGAATTCATCGCGGCGGGTGGTGACATAGCCCGGCGGTTTGTGCAGCATGAAATAGCGCAACGAGTGCGTGTTCGTCACGGCGTTCCCATCGAGCTGGATGCGATCTTCGCCGAGTGTGATCCAGTACAA containing:
- a CDS encoding rRNA pseudouridine synthase encodes the protein MARRTFLGNHATDVRFCLKPTNQVLKEKRLFMPEAHEQKIEISKKQRVMLSRALSKLGLCSRQEAVRAIRAGRVSVNGKVARDTLYWITLGEDRIQLDGNAVTNTHSLRYFMLHKPPGYVTTRRDEFKRPTVFDLMPKAQTALGKSSSRRDWLFPVGRLDCDSEGLLLFTNDGPLSDALAHPKSHVEKVYRVLLDRMPPEAGLRRLAQGLMLDDQLTLPAKVAHDPQAGNDNWLYITIHEGRNRQVRRMFEAVGSNVMRLIRTRIGPLALDDLPAGQWRELTQPEVQALKRATGQRNNLTEHKRPQH